The Theileria orientalis strain Shintoku DNA, chromosome 3, complete genome genome window below encodes:
- a CDS encoding uncharacterized protein (AAA ATPase, core domain containing protein), protein MSNLKLDLVFLFASPVISNPLESLHLKLLEALLKHFFSHKTVLNYEIEFLRLRFLSKSQLKTVFETLQNVCKLLNVSMSDLKIKFEDNDLLEPQKSANPKPRVTPNYRTDPKSEFEREMCNIFIPLLKYKRLFDLYGIEGYTNVLLYGSNAGNKFVDWYRSMQSKVNRDDQGNEASKTLQLCLIRFSEILMPYFGESEQKLRFLFELSVEKATEGVLCICLEGLHNFSNSKDTSDDLERRILSTLLILLDGINRKKPATGVSVVVVATTEQDPALLDESLLRPGRLERILEIVN, encoded by the exons ATGAGTAATTTGAAGTTGGATTTAGTGTTTTTGTTCGCAAGTCCAGTCATATCGAACCCCTTGGAATCCCTGCATCTTAAGCTGTTGGAGGCCCTGCTGAAGCATTTTTTTAGCCATAAAACAGTATTGAATTATGAAATAGAGTTCCTGAGGCTGAGATTCCTCAGCAAATCGCAACTTAAAACAGTGTTTGAAACTCTGCAGAACGTATGTAAGCTGTTAAACGTATCGATGTCAGatttaaagataaaatttg AGGATAATGACCTATTGGAGCCTCAGAAAAGTGCCAATCCAAAGCCCAGAGTGACACCGAATTATCGCACGGACCCAAAATCGGAGTTTGAGAgggaaatgtgtaacatattcATCCCACTGcttaaatacaaaaggCTGTTTGACCTATACGGCATTGAAGGGTACACAAACGTGTTGCTGTACGGAAGCAACGCAGGGAACAAATTCGTCGACTGGTACCGGTCGATGCAAAGCAAGGTGAACCGAGACGATCAGGGGAACGAAGCGTCAAAAACACTGCAGCTGTGCCTGATCAGGTTCTCGGAGATTCTGATGCCGTACTTCGGGGAAAGCGAGCAGAAGCTAAGGTTCCTGTTCGAGCTCTCAGTGGAGAAGGCGACCGAAGGGGTGCTGTGCATCTGCCTGGAGGGACTGCACAACTTCTCGAACTCGAAGGATACCTCCGACGACCTGGAGAGAAGAATACTCTCAACGCTGCTGATCCTGCTGGACGGAATTAACCGCAAGAAGCCAGCGACTGGAGTGTCGGTAGTGGTCGTGGCGACCACGGAGCAGGACCCGGCACTGCTGGACGAGTCGCTGTTACGTCCAGGAAGACTGGAGAGAATTCTTgaaattgtaaattag
- a CDS encoding proteasome subunit alpha type, translating into MAGIGAGYDLSVSTFSPDGRVFQVEYATKAVDTAPTAVAAVFKDGIVFAADSLACGLQTESATYSNVLQAKAAWRVFAVDERIGAVVAGLLPDAKCVVKRAQEECKWFLKEYGVHAPVRVIAERVALFVHAYTLYWHVRPFGVSVLLAGKDSTGEGAFQRPYGFLDELYCIEPSGACYKYGGMAIGKGKHVAKTELEKLNLKESTCKESLANMCYVISQCRDEGSLKTADVQLAWICPESSNTFQIVPEDLANSAKAEATQRLNTAQEE; encoded by the coding sequence atGGCAGGCATAGGAGCAGGATATGACTTATCAGTATCTACATTCTCACCCGATGGAAGGGTGTTCCAGGTGGAATACGCTACGAAAGCAGTAGACACAGCTCCAACGGCAGTTGCGGCAGTTTTTAAGGACGGAATAGTGTTTGCAGCAGATTCTTTGGCGTGCGGACTCCAAACTGAGTCAGCAACATACTCGAACGTGTTACAGGCAAAAGCAGCTTGGAGAGTATTCGCGGTGGACGAACGCATAGGAGCAGTAGTGGCAGGCCTGTTGCCGGACGCCAAGTGCGTCGTCAAGAGAGCACAGGAGGAATGTAAGTGGTTTTTGAAGGAGTACGGAGTGCACGCCCCGGTAAGAGTTATCGCAGAGCGCGTAGCACTTTTCGTCCACGCCTACACCCTATACTGGCACGTGAGGCCATTCGGAGTATCAGTACTCCTAGCTGGAAAGGATTCCACAGGAGAAGGTGCGTTTCAAAGGCCATATGGATTTTTAGATGAGTTGTACTGCATAGAACCCAGCGGGGCATGCTACAAATACGGAGGAATGGCAATAGGAAAGGGAAAACACGTGGCAAAAACGGAATTGGAAAAGTTAAACCTGAAGGAATCAACCTGTAAAGAATCGCTGGCGAATATGTGCTATGTTATTTCCCAGTGCCGCGACGAAGGGTCGCTGAAAACAGCCGATGTTCAGCTGGCCTGGATATGTCCGGAAAGCAGCAACACATTTCAAATCGTACCGGAAGATCTAGCAAATAGTGCGAAGGCCGAAGCGACTCAGCGCTTGAACACAGCCCAGGAAGAATAA
- a CDS encoding Prp8 protein, translating to MVLNNDPNKQNFPGNNTQNPGNGVPQFPTNVNYQIPTHNMPPPNFPFMPPMGNPPLPPGMVFPPPMMPPGMAFPPGMMPPPGMPMPPGFVMPPPPGVNHAPPLIPEQRPEMSTVANQNGKEYKEEGLTNGTVEHDTGITNFKINRFQLAEFEKLQEKARKWQKLNLRKYTKSTATVNSSFSAPMPPEHIRKVIRDHGDMSSRKYRYDKRVYLGALKYVPHAVYKLLENMPMPWEQVRNVEVLYHITGAITFVDEIPWVADPIFLAQWGTMWIMMRREKRDRRHFKRMRFPPFDDEEPPIDYSENILDLEPLEAIQMQLDPEEDASVIDWFYDHKPLQYDRRRMNGTSYRKWFLSIEQMSVLYRLASQLFSDIQDDNYFYLFNLKAFYTAKALNTAIPGGPKFEPLYRDMDEDEDWNEFNDISKLIIRQQIRTEYKIAFPYLYNSRPRKVAISSYHTKLCAYIRQEDPDLDVFYYDPIINPLPSYKMYKPAKENRNPTHANEIKESKSGRIEDQNKMERERVKNEENEEKKKHEKGDNKSDRHRESGSHKESERHKESTINKDTERHRNRETEKEKDEKLRRSSRLRSRDKEDYRDKDKDRDRSRDRGRDRSRSKDKHREREVEKRKSRRGDRGRDRDRSRTRSRSRSRSRSRDKRKRESKSDKDSGDKYVRTERETRSRRGRGSESKKEEKEVGTDASNVNANNKFNSGLNASHKADTNHKTGNDANSNFNATANANATGNTNATANANATGNTNATGNTNATANANATGNTNATGNTNATANANYNDVNTNHKTSSKAINKKEEHGGHVSYVKEEEEDEEEEFVLDEGVRPFLENVPLSNENTANGISLYWAPHPYNKRSGMCRRAIDLPIVNSWFREHVPSNYPVKVRVSYQKLLKGWVISNLHGKKPKGMKKRRLFKVFRGTKFFQTTELDWVEVGLQVCRQGYNMLNLLIHRKNLNYLHLDYNFNLKPVKTLTTKERKKSRFGNAFHLCREILRLTKLVVDSHVQYRLGNVDAYQLADGLQYIFSHVGQLTGMYRYKYRLMRQVRMCKDLKHLIYYRFNTGPVGKGPGCGFWVCGWRVWCFFLRGILPLLERWLGNLLARQFEGRVTKGVAKTVTKQRVESHFDLELRAAVMHDILDMMPEGIRASKAKTILQHLSEAWRCWKSNIPWKVPELPSPIENMILRYVKLKADWWTNACYYNRERIKRGATVDKTVCRKNLGRLTRLWLKSEHERQHNYLKDGPYLTGEEAVAIYTTAVHWLESRKFVHIPFPPLNYKHDTKILILALEQLKEPYATRGRLNESQRTELGLIEKAYDNPHECLSSIKRQLLTQRTFKEVAIEFMDMYSHLVPVYDIDPSEKITDAYLNQYLWYEADARKLFPNWAKPSDSEPAPLLVYKVCQGINNFTKVWENHSEDGEPTFVVLLNSKFDRVYEKVDLTLLNRLLRLIVDHNIADYITAKNNVSIAFKDMTHINSFGFIRGLQFSPFVFMYYALVLDLLLLGLTRATEIAGPYNAENEFLCFPSVEIETRHPIRMYCRYIDQIYVLFKFTGAEARELVQRYLSENPDPNNENVVGYNNKSCWPKDCRMRLMKHDVNLGRAAFWEMQSRLPRSVTGLEWQDSFVSVYSKDNPNLLFSMCGFEVRILPKLHASKMSASSEGVWKLQNYNTKELSATAYLRVDQASLSAFENRVRQILMSSGSTTFTKIANKWNTALIALMTYFREASIHTNELLDLLVKCENKIQTRIKIGLNSKMPSRFPPVVFYSPKELGGLGMLSMGHILIPQSDLKYSKQTDAGITHFRSGMSHEEDQLIPNLYRYIQTWESEFIESQRVWAEYALKRQEAQQQNRRLTLEDLEDSWDRGIPRINTLFQKDRHTLAYDKGWRVTLHFRQYQILKVNPFWWTHQRHDGKLWNLNNYRTDMIQALGGVEGILEHTLFKGTYFTTWEGLFWEKASGFEESMKYKKLTNAQRSGLNQIPNRRFTLWWSPTINRANVYVGFQVQLDLTGIFMHGKIPTLKISLIQIFRAHLWQKIHESIVMDLCQVLDMELDALEIETVQKETIHPRKSYKMNSSCADILLTAAYKWRMSKPALLTDSAPKDAEKDVVATKYWIDVQLRWGDYDSHDIERYCRAKFLDYTTDSMSIYPCPTGCMLGVDLAYNQHSGYGYWFPGMRELMVKAMNKIMKANPAMFVLRERIRKSLQLYSSEPTEPYLSSQNMGELFGSQTIWFVDDTNVYRVTIHKTFEGNLTTKPVNGAIFIFNPKTGQLFLKVIHTSVWAGQKRLSQLSKWKTAEEVVALIRSLPVEEQPKQIIVTRRGMLDPLEVHLVDFPNIVIKGSELQLPYQSIMKLEKFGDLILRATQPEMVLFNLYDDWLKSISSYTAFSRLILILRAIHVNAERAKVILKPNKTTVTLPHHVWPNLTDNEWINVEIALKDLILADYAKRNSVTVTSLTQTEIRDIILGMEIAPPDVQRQQIEESTDQAAKSVTTKTVNVHGEEIVVTTQSPHEQQVFASKTDWRNRCLASGTLHLRAKHIYVATVESSQVVVLPNNLIRKLIAVADLRTQVAAYLYAKHEESGSEKVYSIVCMVLVPQVGTHKNVVLPKLKPEHEALNDLVPIGWMFTRPNEGEIEQQTLEYHQKMINDFNWDVAAVMGTCTFTPGSCAIAAKKLVNPLEKPQNLQLESVQVLVSDTFKGFFLVPADGAWNYNFMGAKHSPHMNYQLQIEVPKPFYDPVHRPLHFIQFAHASQEKIFEEDNPLA from the exons atggttttAAATAACGACCCAAATAAACAGAATTTCCCCGGGAATAATACACAGAACCCGGGTAACGGAGTACCGCAGTTTCCTACCaatgtaaattatcaaatacCCACACATAACATGCCTCCGCCAAATTTCCCGTTCATGCCACCGATGGGTAACCCACCATTGCCACCGGGAATGGTTTTCCCACCGCCAATGATGCCGCCAGGGATGGCGTTCCCGCCGGGGATGATGCCGCCTCCAGGAATGCCAATGCCACCAGGATTCGTCATGCCGCCCCCACCCGGAGTGAATCACGCGCCTCCATTAATTCCAGAGCAGCGGCCAGAAATGAGCACAGTTGCGAATCAAAACGGAAAAGAATATAAGGAAGAAGGCCTGACCAACGGAACAGTGGAGCACGACACAGGCATAACGAACTTTAAGATAAACAGATTTCAACTGGCGGAATTCGAGAAGCTGCAGGAGAAGGCGAGAAAATGGCAGAAGTTGAACCTGAGGAAGTACACGAAGAGCACGGCGACAGTAAACTCGTCATTCTCAGCACCAATGCCACCAGAGCACATCAGGAAGGTGATCAGAGACCACGGAGACATGAGCAGCAGGAAGTACCGCTACGACAAGAGAGTGTACCTGGGAGCACTGAAGTATGTGCCGCACGCAGTGTACAAGCTTCTAGAGAACATGCCGATGCCCTGGGAACAGGTGAGGAACGTGGAGGTGCTATACCACATCACAGGAGCAATCACGTTCGTGGACGAGATACCCTGGGTAGCAGATCCGATCTTCCTGGCGCAATGGGGAACAATGTGGATTATGATGAGAAGAGAGAAGAGAGATAGGAGGCACTTCAAGAGAATGAGGTTCCCGCCGTTCGACGACGAAGAGCCGCCAATAGACTACTCGGAAAACATACTGGACCTGGAGCCTCTGGAGGCGATACAGATGCAGCTGGACCCAGAAGAAGACGCAAGCGTGATAGACTGGTTCTACGACCATAAGCCGCTGCAGTACGACCGGAGGAGAATGAACGGAACGAGCTACCGCAAGTGGTTCCTGTCAATAGAGCAGATGTCAGTACTGTACAGGCTGGCCTCGCAGCTCTTCAGCGACATTCAGGACGACAACTACTTCTACCTCTTTAACCTGAAGGCGTTTTACACAGCGAAGGCACTGAACACAGCAATACCAGGAGGACCGAAGTTCGAGCCGCTGTACAGAGACatggacgaggacgaggactGGAATGAGTTCAACGACATAAGTAAGCTGATAATAAGGCAGCAGATAAGGACGGAGTACAAGATAGCGTTCCCGTACCTGTACAACAGCAGGCCGAGAAAGGTGGCAATAAGCAGCTACCACACGAAGTTGTGCGCATACATACGCCAGGAGGACCCAGATTTAGACGTGTTCTACTACGATCCGATCATAAACCCACTGCCCtcatataaaatgtataagCCTGCGAAAGAAAATAGGAATCCAACACACGCTAATGAAATTAAGGAAAGTAAGTCAGGAAGAATAGAAGACCAGAATAAGATGGAAAGAGAAAGAGTAAagaatgaagaaaatgaggaaaagaagaaacaCGAAAAGGGAGATAATAAATCTGATAGGCATAGAGAATCAGGTAGCCACAAAGAATCAGAAAGGCATAAAGAATCAACTATCAACAAAGATACAGAAAGGCATAGAAATAGAGAaacagaaaaggaaaaggatGAAAAGTTGAGAAGATCTAGTAGGCTAAGAAGCAGAGATAAGGAAGATTATAGGGACAAGGATAAGGATAGAGATAGGAGTAGAGATAGAGGTAGGGATAGGAGTAGAAGCAAAGATAAGCATAGAGAAAGAGAAGTTGAAAAGAGAAAGAGCAGGAGAGGAGATAGAGGAAGAGATAGAGATAGAAGTAGAACTAGGAGTAGGAGTagaagtagaagtagaagtagaGATAAGAGAAAGAGAGAGTCTAAATCAGATAAGGACAGTGGAGATAAGTATGTAAGAACAGAAAGGGAAACTAGGTCtagaagaggaagaggatCAGAATCaaagaaagaagaaaaggaagtggGAACAGATGCTAGTAACGTTAATGCCAACAACAAGTTTAATAGTGGCCTCAATGCCAGTCATAAAGCTGATACTAACCACAAGACCGGTAATGATGCTAACAGTAACTTCAATGCTACCGCCAACGCCAATGCTACCGGCAATACCAATGCTACCGCCAACGCCAATGCTACCGGCAATACCAATGCTACCGGCAATACCAATGCTACCGCCAACGCCAATGCTACCGGCAATACCAATGCTACCGGCAATACCAATGCTACCGCCAATGCCAATTATAATGACGTTAATACTAACCACAAAACGAGCTCTAAAGCaatcaataaaaaggaagagcACGGAGGTCACGTGAGTTATGTaaaggaagaggaggaggacgaagaagaagaattTGTGTTGGATGAAGGAGTGAGGCCGTTTTTGGAAAATGTGCCACTGTCGAACGAGAATACGGCAAATGGAATAAGCCTGTATTGGGCGCCACACCCATATAACAAGAGAAGTGGAATGTGTAGAAGAGCAATAGACCTGCCGATAGTAAATTCATGGTTCAGAGAGCACGTGCCGAGCAATTACCCAGTGAAGGTGAGAGTGTCATACCAAAAGTTGCTGAAAGGATGGGTGATAAGTAACCTGCACGGAAAGAAGCCGAAGGGAATGAAGAAGAGAAGGCTGTTTAAAGTGTTCAGAGGAACGAAGTTTTTTCAAACGACAGAATTGGACTGGGTGGAAGTGGGACTGCAAGTGTGTAGACAAGGATATAACATGCTAAACCTGCTGATACACAGAAAAAACTTGAATTACCTGCACCTAGATTATAACTTTAACCTGAAGCCAGTGAAGACGCTGACGACGAAGGAAAGGAAAAAGTCGAGGTTCGGAAACGCATTTCACCTGTGCAGAGAGATACTGAGGCtgacgaagctggtggTAGATTCGCACGTGCAGTACAGGCTGGGAAACGTGGACGCGTATCAGTTGGCAGACGGGCTGCAGTACATATTCTCACACGTGGGTCAGCTGACGGGAATGTACAGATATAAGTACAGGCTGATGAGGCAAGTGAGAATGTgcaaggacctgaagcACCTGATCTACTACAGGTTTAACACGGGGCCAGTAGGAAAGGGACCAGGATGCGGATTCTGGGTGTGCGGATGGAGAGTGTGGTGCTTCTTCCTGAGAGGAATACTGCCGCTGCTGGAAAGGTGGCTGGGAAACCTGCTGGCAAGACAGTTTGAAGGAAGAGTGACGAAGGGAGTGGCGAAGACAGTGACGAAGCAGAGAGTGGAGTCGCACTTCGACCTGGAGCTGAGAGCAGCAGTGATGCACGACATCCTGGACATGATGCCAGAGGGGATCAGAGCGTCGAAGGCGAAGACGATACTGCAGCACCTGAGCGAAGCGTGGCGCTGCTGGAAGTCGAACATACCGTGGAAGGTGCCGGAGCTGCCCTCGCCAATAGAAAACATGATACTGAGGTacgtgaagctgaaggcgGACTGGTGGACGAACGCATGCTACTACAACAGAGAAAGAATAAAGAGAGGAGCGACAGTGGATAAGACGGTGTGCAGAAAGAATCTGGGAAGGCTGACGAGGCTGTGGCTGAAGAGTGAGCACGAGCGGCAGCACAACTACCTGAAGGACGGACCGTATCTGACGGGAGAAGAGGCAGTGGCAATATACACGACGGCAGTGCACTGGCTGGAGTCGAGGAAGTTTGTGCACATACCGTTCCCGCCGCTCAACTACAAGCACGACACGAAGATACTGATCCTGGCGCTGGagcagctgaaggagcCTTACGCGACGAGAGGAAGACTGAATGAGTCGCAGAGGACGGAGCTGGGGCTGATAGAGAAGGCGTACGACAACCCGCACGAGTGCCTGAGCAGCATTAAGCGTCAGCTGCTGACGCAGAGGACCTTCAAGGAGGTGGCGATCGAGTTCATGGACATGTACTCGCACCTGGTGCCAGTGTACGACATAGACCCGTCGGAGAAGATAACGGACGCGTACCTGAACCAGTACCTGTGGTACGAAGCGGACGCGAGGAAGCTGTTTCCGAACTGGGCGAAGCCGTCAGACTCGGAGCCGGCGCCGCTGCTGGTCTACAAGGTGTGCCAGGGGATCAACAACTTCACGAAAGTGTGGGAAAACCACAGCGAGGACGGAGAGCCGACCTTCGTAGTGCTGCTGAACAGCAAGTTCGACCGAGTGTACGAAAAGGTGGATCTGACGCTGCTAAACAGACTGCTGAGGCTGATCGTGGACCACAACATCGCGGACTACATCACGGCGAAAAACAACGTCTCGATCGCGTTCAAGGACATGACGCACATCAACAGCTTCGGGTTCATAAGAGGACTGCAGTTCAGCCCCTTTGTGTTCATGTACTACGCGCTGGtgctggacctgctgctgctgggTCTGACGAGAGCGACGGAGATAGCAGGGCCGTACAACGCGGAAAACGAATTCCTGTGCTTCCCCTCAGTGGAAATAGAGACGAGGCACCCAATAAGAATGTACTGCAGATACATAGACCAGATCTACGTGCTCTTCAAGTTCACAGGCGCCGAGGCGCGGGAGCTGGTGCAGAGGTACCTGAGCGAGAACCCGGACCCGAACAACGAGAACGTGGTGGGATACAACAACAAGAGCTGCTGGCCGAAGGACTGCAGAATGCGCCTGATGAAGCACGACGTTAACCTGGGAAGAGCAGCATTCTGGGAAATGCAGTCACGCCTGCCGCGCTCAGTGACGGGGCTGGAGTGGCAGGACTCGTTCGTCTCAGTCTACAGCAAGGATAACCCGAACCTGCTCTTCAGCATGTGCGGGTTCGAAGTGAGAATACTGCCGAAGCTGCACGCGAGCAAGATGAGCGCCTCGTCAGAAGGAGTGTGGAAGCTGCAAAACTACAACACGAAGGAGCTGTCAGCAACAGCGTACCTGCGAGTAGACCAGGCGAGTCTGAGCGCGTTCGAAAACAGAGTGAGGCAGATCCTGATGTCATCAGGAAGCACGACCTTCACGAAAATCGCAAACAAGTGGAACACGGCACTGATCGCGCTGATGACGTACTTCAGAGAGGCGAGCATCCACACGaacgagctgctggacctgctggtTAAGTGCGAAAACAAGATACAGACGAGAATAAAGATAGGACTCAACAGTAAGATGCCGAGCAGGTTCCCGCCGGTGGTCTTCTACAGCCCGAAGGAGCTGGGAGGCCTGGGCATGCTCTCGATGGGCCACATCCTTATCCCGCAGTCTGACCTGAAGTACAGTAAGCAGACGGACGCAGGGATCACGCACTTCAGAAGCGGAATGTCGCACGAGGAGGACCAGCTAATCCCGAACCTGTACAGGTACATACAGACGTGGGAAAGCGAGTTCATAGAGAGCCAGCGAGTGTGGGCGGAGTACGCGCTCAAGAGGCAGGAGGCGCAGCAGCAGAACCGAAGGCTGAcgctggaggacctggaggactCCTGGGACCGAGGAATCCCGAGAATCAACACGCTCTTCCAGAAGGACAGGCACACGCTGGCCTACGACAAGGGCTGGAGAGTGACGCTGCACTTCAGGCAGTACCAGATCCTGAAGGTGAACCCGTTCTGGTGGACGCACCAGAGGCACGACGGGAAGCTGTGGAACCTGAACAACTACAGAACGGACATGATACAGGCGCTGGGAGGAGTCGAGGGGATCCTGGAGCACACGCTCTTCAAGGGCACGTACTTCACGACCTGGGAAGGGCTCTTCTGGGAGAAGGCGTCGGGCTTCGAGGAGTCGATGAAGTACAAGAAGCTGACGAACGCGCAGAGGAGCGGCCTGAACCAGATACCGAACAGGCGCTTCACGCTCTGGTGGTCGCCGACGATCAACAGAGCGAACGTGTACGTGGGATTCCAGGTGCAGCTGGACCTGACGGGAATATTCATGCACGGAAAGATCCCGACGCTTAAGATATCGCTGATACAGATCTTCAGAGCGCACCTGTGGCAGAAGATACACGAAAGCATCGTGATGGACCTGTGCCAGGTGCTGGACATGGAGCTGGACGCGCTGGAGATAGAGACGGTGCAGAAGGAGACGATACACCCGCGCAAGTCATACAAGATGAACAGCTCGTGCGCGGACATACTGCTGACGGCGGCGTACAAGTGGAGGATGTCGAAGCCGGCGCTGCTGACGGACTCGGCGCCGAAGGACGCGGAGAAGGACGTGGTGGCGACGAAGTACTGGATCGACGTGCAGCTGCGCTGGGGAGACTACGACTCGCACGACATCGAGCGCTACTGCAGGGCTAAGTTCCTGGACTACACGACGGACAGCATGTCGATCTATCCGTGCCCGACGGGGTGCATGCTGGGCGTGGACCTGGCGTACAACCAGCACTCGGGCTACGGCTACTGGTTCCCGGGCATGCGCGAGCTGATGGTGAAGGCGATGAACAAGATCATGAAGGCGAACCCGGCGATGTTCGTGCTGCGAGAACGAATAAGGAAGAGCCTGCAGCTCTACAGCAGTGAGCCGACGGAGCCGTACCTGTCCTCGCAGAACATGGGCGAGCTCTTCGGCTCGCAGACGATCTGGTTCGTCGACGACACGAACGTATACAGAGTGACCATCCACAAGACGTTCGAGGGGAACCTGACGACGAAGCCGGTCAACGGAGCgatcttcatcttcaacCCGAAGACGGGGCAGCTGTTCCTGAAGGTGATCCACACGTCGGTGTGGGCGGGGCAGAAGAGGCTCTCGCAGCTTTCTAAGTGGAAGACGGCGGAGGAGGTGGTGGCGCTCATCAGGTCGCTGCCGGTCGAGGAGCAGCCGAAGCAGATCATCGTGACGCGGCGCGGCATGCTCGACCCGCTCGAGGTGCACCTGGTCGACTTCCCGAACATCGTGATCAAGGGCAGCGAGCTGCAGCTGCCCTACCAGTCGATCatgaagctggagaagtTCGGCGACCTGATCCTGAGGGCGACGCAGCCGGAGATGGTGCTCTTCAACCTCTACGACGACTGGCTCAAGAGCATCAGCAGCTACACGGCCTTCAGCAGGCTCATCCTGATCCTGCGCGCGATCCACGTGAACGCGGAGCGCGCGAAGGTGATCCTGAAGCCGAACAAGACGACGGTCACGCTCCCGCACCACGTCTGGCCGAACCTGACCGACAACGAGTGGATCAACGTCGAGATTGCGCTCAAGGACCTGATCCTGGCCGACTACGCGAAGAGGAACTCGGTGACCGTCACGAGCCTCACGCAGACTGAGATCCGGGACATCATCCTGGGCATGGAGATCGCGCCGCCTGACGTGCAGCGGCAGCAGATAGAGGAGTCGACTGACCAGGCGGCGAAGTCGGTGACCACGAAGACGGTGAACGTGCACGGCGAGGAGATCGTGGTGACGACGCAGTCGCCGCACGAGCAGCAGGTCTTCGCGAGCAAGACTGACTGGCGCAACCGCTGCCTCGCCTCGGGCACGCTGCACCTGCGCGCGAAGCACATCTACGTGGCCACCGTCGAGTCGAGTCAGGTGGTGGTGCTTCCGAACAACCTGATCAGGAAGCTGATAGCGGTGGCTGACCTGCGGACGCAGGTGGCCGCGTACCTCTACGCGAAGCACGAGGAGTCGGGCTCTGAGAAGG TCTACTCGATCGTGTGCATGGTGCTGGTGCCGCAGGTGGGAACGCACAAGAACGTCGTGCTCCCGAAGCTGAAGCCGGAGCACGAGGCGCTCAACGACCTGGTGCCGATAGGGTGGATGTTCACGAGGCCGAACGAGGGCGAGATCGAGCAGCAGACGCTGGAGTACCACCAGAAGATGATCAACGACTTCAACTGGGACGTGGCAGCAGTGATGGGAACGTGCACGTTCACGCCGGGATCGTGCGCAATAGCGGCcaagaagctggtgaacCCGCTCGAAAAGCCGCAGAACCTGCAGCTGGAGAGCGTCCAGGTGCTCGTGTCGGACACGTTCAAGGGCTTCTTCCTGGTGCCCGCGGACGGAGCGTGGAACTACAACTTCATGGGAGCAAAACACTCGCCGCACATGAACTACCAGCTGCAGATAGAGGTGCCGAAGCCGTTCTACGACCCGGTTCACAGGCCACTCCACTTCATACAGTTCGCGCACGCCTCGCAGGAGAAAATATTCGAGGAAGATAATCCACTTGCGTAA